The genome window TTATCGCCACGATTACATTTCCTTTGAATGGATTTTCTCTGACAAGCGACATTTTGCCCATTTTTATTGTGGAACCATCGGAAAAGCCATAGAATATATTTTGTGACTTGACAAACCGCGCTACAAATTCATCCTTAGGCGCTTCCATGACCTCTTTCAGCGTCCCGGTTTGGATTATCTCGCCGTCATTCATAATAACAACCTTGTCTGCAACATCTGAGGCCTCCTCAAAATTATGGCATACATGGATAAAGGTGCCATTGACAGCCCTTTGTATCTGGCGAAGTTCCCTCGCTAGCTCCGTCCTTAGGTTTTCATCCAAGGCACTTAAGGGTTCATCTAGAAGTAGAAGCCTTGGTTCCGTAGCCAGGGCACGGCCCATTGCCGCCCTTTGCTTTTCACCACCGCTTAGATTGAGCGGCATTCTATGTCGGATGTGATCGATCTTGAGCCGTGCAATCATTCCTGAGACAACACTATTAACATGCTCAGGCGGCATTCTCCTTGCCTCCAGTCCGTATGCAATATTCTTTTCTACCGTTAGATTGGGAAAGAGGGCATAATCCTGAGGAACATAACCGATGTTTCGCTCCTCCGTATAAAGAGGGGTTATATCCTCTCCGTCAACCAGGATGCTGCCGCCATCGGGCTGATAAATGCCGACGATATATTCAACCAGAACCGTCTTTCCTGCCCCGGTGGGACCAAGAATCGCCAGGTATTCACCCTTGTTTACCTTCAAATTGATATCTTGAAGATGAAATTCACCGAGATTGCCACTCAGATTTCTTATCTCAATCATAGCGTCTCCTTACCATACATATCCTTTTGCGCCGATCCGGTGCATCACGTAAACCGAAATCCCGCCTATCAAGACCAGAACAAAGGCCAGGGCAAAGCCATATTCAATATTACCGAACTCTACCTGGGCCCACACCGCTACGGAAACCCAATCGGCCTGATCCATTTGTAACAATTTAGTAAGATCAGAAAATCGTGAAGCAGGCAACTCCCGGAATGTCCCGCAGAAAAAGAGGACGGCGCTGAACTCAGCCATTGCCCTGGTCCAGGCCAGTATGATGCCGGCTATGATACCGCTTTTTGCCAAAGGAAAGGTTACCGTCTTGAAAGCCCTCCATCGGCTGCTCCCCAGGGACCTTGCCACCTGCTCAAACCGGGGATTCACACTGTCAAAGGTGGCCTTCCATGCGCTCAATCCCAGGGCAAAGGAAAGCACTAAGGATGCAATGACCATTCCGGGGAAGATGCTGTGGGCGAACCTGAATCCTAATGAATTCTGCAAGTTCCATAATGGTCCGTAGTTGAACATCACAATCAGACAGATCCCGATAACTGATCCAGGCATGACTATTAGCGATGAAAAAAGAACTTCAATTATAGATTTTGCTGGAATTCGATAACGTGAGAGGGCATAGGCAGTTGGAATGCCCAATATGGTGGCGATAAAGGTCGTGGTAAGAGTTATTGATAAGGTGAGGTTAAGCGACTTCCAAAAATAGGGATCTTTCCAGAAGCCTCCTGCAAACTGGTTTAAGATTTTCCTGTTTTCACCCCAGATATCAGTTATTTCGCGGGTTTTTATTGCTGCCTCGTTTACAAAGAGCTGATCTATATTACTTAAGAAAAGGTAGACAGAATAAAGGAATAGGAAACCGGCAAAACTGTAAAAAAAGGTATTAAAGATAGTTCTGGTGCGTCTCTTACCAGACACTGCTTCTTCCTCCAATCATTCTCATTGCCGATATCGCGGATACTGCCATCAGGATGCAGACGATGCTCATTGAGGTTACCCACCCCATCATACCTCCATTCCAGTCCAGATAGATGGCAAATGGCATAATATCTGTTTTTCCTTCTGTGGCCCCGACAAATAACATAAGCCCTTCCCACTCGGCGGCTGCCCGTGCCCAGACCACGATCATACTGGCGATAATCCCATTCTTTGCCATGGGAAGAACTACTTTAAAGAACGTCCGGAGGGAAGAAGCGCCTAAACTACGAGAGACCGACTCAAACCTGGTGGGAATCATATCAAAGCTTGCCTTCATCAGCCGGGCACAAAAGGCAGCGGTGACCGTAAACTGAACAAGGAGGACGCCGTATACATTTCTGCCAATATAGATGCCATAATATTCACTGATCCAATCAAAGGGAAACCTGGTAGTGATTCCAAAGAGAAATGCCCCTACTACCGCGGGAGAGACTACAATGGGAAGATCTATGATACTGGCGATAAGATAGCGACAGGGGAATCGAAATCGAGAAAGGGCATAGCCGGCGGGGATACCGACAAGCAAAGAAAAAGATGTGGAGATTGTTGACGTCCAGACGGTCAACCAGAAACGCTCCCACATCCTCGATTTTGAAAAGAAATATAGAGTGTCATGCCATCCCAGGTAGATCCAGTTGCTTGTCACGAGCAAGACATATATGGCCAGAATACTGCCAGCAGTTCCAACACAGAGAGCAGGCCACCATCCCCCTCGAGACCCCAGAGCCATTTGAATTCCTCCCTGTTTCAGACCTAATCTCCTGCCCTTTTTGTTTTTTTCTCTCTTAGAACTTCCTCTATTAAATCTCCAACAGTCTTTTCGTTAACTTGAAATGATTCATCCTTTACTGCCTTTGCTGCGTTTACCAGATATTCCATATCCTGATCGGTGGTCGCGTCCAGGCAGAAACCTTGTTTATCGACCGGAATGACCGGATTGACCGCATAGGCATGCTTATGAAAAATTGCCCTTCCCTCTTCTGATAGAATGAAATCCATCAACTTTTGGGCCTCCTCTTTGTATCTGGCAAACTTGAGCACACCCACCGGCAGCCTTATAATGCCCCGATACGTGTGTTCGATGGGGATGATCTCTACATCCCTAAGGTAGAGAACCGCAGTGGTTGCCCAGACGATGGTAGCATCGATTGCCCTGTGCTGAGCTGCGTTACCCAACTCCGGGATACACTTGGCGCTCATTGTTGCATTTTCCTTTACCTTCTCCCAGATCCCCGCTTTTTTGAAGGTTTTCTGATGCCAGATGCCAATGGCACACGCCCTTGGATTTCCGAGTCCAACCCTCACACCAGGCTTGGCGAAATCCTCTACTCTCTTTATGTTTTTTGGGTTCCCTTTGGGAGTGATAATCACGGTAACAAAATAGGCAGGGATGTCTGTTTCGGGATCGTAGTCGGTGAGAAAACCCCTTTCCACGGCTTGCAACAGATAAAACTCCTCACCGGGCATAAAGAGATCTCCTTGTTTTGACCTAGTGATATCAGCTATAAAGTATCCTGAACCCTTGTAGGAAAAGTTCACCTTAACATCCGGATGTTTCTTTTCAAAAATTTCCTTAATTTCATTTAGTGCCATACGCTGCCCGAGGCCTGCATGGAAAAGTAGTCTTTTTTCGCCTCCGTATGCCTGGGTAACGGTAACCAGCAAAAACAAAGCGATAACCGGGGAAAGCGCCAAATTTCTGATCTTGTTCATTTGAACCTCCTGTCTCTTGCTCAGAATCTATTGTTTCAAAAACTCCTTTTCTATTCGTTTTAATCAGTTCTTGACTGTACTCATCTCAAAGGCTTTGTGAGGAAGAATGTTTGCAGAGACTAAAGATTTCTATCAATCAAGAATGCCGCAAGAAAATTTATACATCCATTGCACGAAGATCCAGTTGGCTTCCTTGTCAGAGGCCAGGTTTTCGGCAAACTCGTCTGGCCAGAAATGGCCGTAACCGAGCTGGATTTCATTGCCTTTGGGAAGCTTCAATCTTCCTACAAGATCAAACTCCCTTCCCACTTTGTCCCCTGAATTGCCGCTCTTGTCCCGATATGCCTTGGAGTTGAGGTGCCAGGCGTCTTTTTCTTCCGCCAGCCAGAACTGGTGGTACTCTGCCTTAAAATAAAGCCAGTCCTTGGGTTTGACTTCCAGATTTATCTGGGCATCCTTTAGATTCTTCCAGTGAAACAGGTTCAGTCTCCCATACATCTTGTCCCTGGCCCCGAATGCCCCGTCAAATGTTTCACGTTTGCTGTCCGTGGGATCACTGTCTCCAGAAGCATAGCTGTATTCCACGCTGAGACGCGGTTTGAAGCCAATCTCTTCAAAGTTATACCCCATTGAAACATGATAACCATAGGCGTCGATATCATCATGAGCATAATCCCCATCCTGTTTTACAAAAGTAAAATCCACATCAAATCCTTCATAGTTTTTCTTGAAAATTCTAGCTCCCACATAATACGAATCAAGATCTCCGTATTGTCCATCTTCGCTTTTATACCTGTCGTGCTTGTTGGCCTTGGTCATAGCGAATGGCTCAAAAGAAATTCCCAAGAGCCTCTTTGGAAGCTCAAAATGGCCATAAAATCCGAAACTTTCAAACCCGTGATTGTGATTGAGGCTGCACACATCAGGATCATGAACCTGGGTTCTTCCGTAATATGCATCCACAAATCCTCCATCAAATTTATAAGCAAGCTTTCCGGCATCCCAGATCCACCTGCCTGTGTTTCCCCATTGGCCAGGCCCGAAGATCCTCTTGTTGCCATAGGCAATAACCTGCCTTCCGAGTTTTATACTGAAGGGTAAAATTTTCTTGATCTCCAGGTAAGTATTGTAAAGTTCCCAACGATCTTTATAAGGGTTGTGCTCTCGATCAAACTGACTGTTATAGAAATCGCGCTCCTCAAGGGCTGAATCCCAGATTTCTGAGTCCTGCATCCATACGGCCAAGTGAACGATTTGATTCGGATAGTAATCAAGCCCAAATCGGAATCTCCCAAGAAGGAATCCATCATTCGATTCCCCATTCGCTGGCTCATCTCCATAATACTTGGCATTGAAGTTATCTTGATATTCATACCGAAAGCGGACGTTGGCCCCGAATGTGAGGTTCTCCCCGGATTGGTTTTCTCTCTTCTCCTTTGCTAGGCTGGTGCCGTAAACCCCATGGAGCAAAAGAATTGTAACTCCAATAATCAAACAAACGCATCTCAATTCAAATCTCACAATTTATGTCCTTTCGCAGTGTTAGAAGCCTGTTCCAAAAATAAAGAACACCTGACCCTGTAATCATGTCTATGGATGCAAGGGCTAACAGTGAAACCGCACTAGGGATGTGGATTATATCCGGCCGGATACAGATATCTCCTATGACATAGCTATGCTTTATTGTCAAGATAAAACGTGCTTAGAAATTGAGCACCTTATACGAACGAATAATAACCTATAGTGATGCTACATGGCACAGGAAGACAAGGACATAACAGGCGGAACCGAGATGTAATCAGGCGGCACCGGGGAGATCTGCAACCGCTTTGGCCTCATTGGCTGCTGAGTGAATCAGCGCAAGGCAATTATATCTTGAGAACTATTAAAGGAGATTCTTGACCGGCATGCTCACCGCCTTGGACTCCGAGGGGGGAACGATTTTCACTTTTCTTCTATCACATACTGAGCCGTAATACTGTCCTTTGACCCAGTTGCAATCTTCAAAGACGGTGGGTGGAGCGCCAGCTTCGCGCTAAGGGTTCCAGACCTTTTGAGGTAATCAAGGCGAATCCTTTCCGTATAGATCGTTGAGATATTTTTCAGAGTTTGCTCCCCGCCGACTACTATTATGGTGTCAGGAGTCACCGTCACCCTCGTAAGCACTAAATGCTCAGGTAGCTTACCAACCCAGTCAAGCTGTACGGCCAACACCTTTTTCACCAGCACATCCAGAGCCACCTCGACACCCGGGGGTTCGATTTCTCTTAGAATCACACCAGGCGGCAAATCGATGTCTTTGGCTGTGATTGCAAAGGTATTTTGTCCCACAAGGGCTCTGCTTAGGTCCAGCTTCACCCGAACCTGCTCGGGTCCAATGGATCTCATAAGACCGCCTGAGCCACTCAGATCAAGATGAACGGTGTTTACGGACGTCGCAACAATCTCCATCTCGGGATCACGATTCATATATTCTATGGGAATTTCAAGCGTCACAAGGCTTTCGAGACCCCGTGTAAAGCTAAACCAGGCTGCAGTTATCAATGCCACTGAAACAAGAGCTGCTACGGCAAGCTCGAGCTTTTCTCTTCTCAAATAGCCCCATTGCCTTTCAGTTGTCCCGAGATGTTCTCGCAATGTCTGAACAAGCTCTTCCTTTTGGTCAATTACCCGTATTTGAGAACCCTTTGCCACAGCGACATCGCCAGTTTCCTCAGACACGAGCACGACCAGGGCATCTGTGGTTTCAGCCAGTCCGGCCGCAGCCCTGTGACGAGTCGCGTAATGTGAAGGGAGGTCGTCTCGGTGTGACAGAGGCAGGATAACGCCCACATGGGTGACACGATCGCCCTGAATAATGGCGGCACCGTCGTGGACGGGGTTGTCGTGCCAGAATATGCTCATGATCATCTCTTTGGATACCAATCCATGCCAGGGCTTGCCGCTATGGGCCACTTCTTCCAGATGATCCTTGCCTGGAAAGACAATCAGGGCGCCAACATGCCTTTGTGCGAGTTCATGAAGCGCTTCCGCTATTATCTGTATGGGAGTCTTTACAGGCCTGTGTGGGATTCCCCACAAGACGGACTTCAGGGTCCTTGTCTGGAGAACGCATCGAATCTCGTTCCTGAAAATGACTATGATGATGAAGGCGGCGGCGGCAGTAATACCCTGAAGTACCCAGCTTGCTAAAATCAGCCCCAGTGAGACAGCTATCCTTTGGAAAAACCAGAAAGATGCAATCGCGACAAGCACCCTGAATACAATGGTCCCCCTGAAAAGCGCGTAGAGGCGAAATAAGATATAGCTGTTTAGAACTATATCAACAACGTCTTGCCATCGGAGACTGGAGAACAATAGAAAAAGCTTATCCATGCGAGTCAGTCCGTTATGCTGAACCTCAAGGTTCGAAGAACGCGGCCCTCCTCGTCCCTGATTTCCACATGCCACGGTCCTTTGTCGGCCTCTCGAAGGTGGACACTGCTAAATGTTGACCAGCGAGGAGGCTTGAGCGATAATTTTACTCTTGTGCTGTACCTGTCGCGGTAAAACCAGTAGTGGTAGATAAAAGTCTCTTCGGGCACTGGATCGAAAGACGAAAAACATAAGACCCTTCCGATTTCGATAGGAAAAATAATTGCCTGACCCTGGGGGGCATGCTCTTTTATCTGTTCACACATTGCTGCCCGAACCAGAGTCAATCCCTTAGGCACTGCACTGGATGAAGAGGCCGCCTTATCTTGCGGTATCGCCTGTGAGGAGAGGAACACATCCACACAAACGAGTATTAGGAGGAATATATAAGGTCTGTATCTTGTTGCCTTGCTCATAGCCAGAACACCTTGCCGGAGTGAGTACAAAACAAGAGTTTGGGATAACGTATTATGCATAGCATTGCTGCTTGCCGGCGGCAACTACTTAACATCAACGGCTTGGTAAAAAAAGCCCAGGTTTCCCCGCCCACAATTGACGAACTAGCAAAGAGTTTCAACAATTTGTCGTTTCGAGCGAAGTTAGAAATCTTTTCGATGTAGCATACTGAAAAACATTAGATTTCTTCCCGCTAATAGCGGGATCGAAATGACACATCCACTAACATAGAACTATAAAACAAAAGTCCGTCCTTCTCTATGGCCCACGGGCAACGGGCACGCCCCAATTGAACGTTTTCGCCCAATTGGGGTTTGACAAAACCCATGATTTCACCTAGATATACTTTGCGCTGAGGATATGTTGAAACAGGGAGGAAAAAACATGTCAGCACAGGGCGCTTTATCAGGAATAAAGGTTTTGGATCTCTCACGTTTACTCCCTGGTCCTTTTTGCTCCATGATTCTGGCAGACCATGGAGCGCGCGTCATTTCGGTCGCCCACAAGCGTTTCATCTCTGATGGGCTCTTTCTTGACACTGTCAACAGGAATAAGGAGCATATGAGTCTGGATCTGAAGACCGAGGAAGGCAAGGAGATCTTTTTTCGTCTTGCCAGGGAGACAGACGTAATCCTGGAGGGCTTCAGGCCTGGAGTTGTCCATAGGCTGGGCATTGATTACGACACTATTAGAAAAATAAACCCCGGAGTCATATACTGCTCCATTTCAGGGTATGGCCAGACAGGCCCTCTCAGGAATCGGGCAGGACACGACGTGAACTTCTTGGGCGTCTCAGGTGTCCTTGACCTCATAGGCGAATCAGATCGCCCCCCTTCTATCCCGGGGATTCAGATAGCCGATATTGCAGCAGGGGGAATGTATGCGGCAATCGGCATCCTGCTGGCGTTACAATCCAGGATAAAATCCGCAAAGGGTCAATACATCGATATCTCAATGACCGATGGAATGGTGAGTTTTTTGCCCATCGCCCTGTACTTGAAGCAACTCACCGGTCAGGCTCCCCAACGCGGCGACAACCTCCTTTCCCATCGCTACGCATGCTACAATATTTATGAAACAGCAGATGGTCGCTATTTTTCTATCGGAGCCATCGAAGAGCACTTCTGGAAGCGTCTTTGCGAACATCTGGGCGTTCCGGAATATGCGTCTCTACAATTTGACGATAGTCGCAGGGAAGAGATCTTGGATTTCATGCGCACTACCTTCAGGAAAAGGAACCTGGACGAATGGGAAGAAGAACTGGTGAACTTGGACGTCTGCTGGACTCCGATCCGGAATCTGGAAGAGGTGCTTCAAGATCCGCTTTTTCGAGAACGGGAGATGATAGTTGAAATCACGGGCAACGACCAAAAAAACGTCACGGTACTGGGCGTCCCCATCAAGTTGAGCGACACACCCGGAGCCATCCGAACACCTCCGGTCCGTTTTGGAGAAAACACAGCCTCGATACTCCGGGAAATCGGATATACGAAAGAAGAGATAGATGACCTTTCGGAAAAGGGCGTGATTTAATTTCCATCCAGAAATGGCCCTTTTCCGCGTGGCAAGGCACCCTTTTTTCTTTGCTTCCATCCCAGATGCCTGAGAGCTCTGTAAGCATACCACTGATTATACCAGTGATCGGAGGTCTCTATCCTTTTCAGGATTTCCTTGACAGCTCTCGGATCTCCCCTTTGACCCAGGGCATGAAGAGTCATGGAGACTACGTTGGGATGAGGGTCATCCAGTAATGCCAGGAGATCTTGATACGTTTTTGGGTCGCGGCTTGCGCCCAAAGCCCTTGCCAGCCAGTAGCGCTCGGGAAGATGCGGGCTTGCCAACATCTTCCGATAGGACCGAAGGTTCCCGATCTCAAGGCCTTCGCTTACCACAGTCC of Deltaproteobacteria bacterium contains these proteins:
- a CDS encoding ABC transporter ATP-binding protein — its product is MKVNKGEYLAILGPTGAGKTVLVEYIVGIYQPDGGSILVDGEDITPLYTEERNIGYVPQDYALFPNLTVEKNIAYGLEARRMPPEHVNSVVSGMIARLKIDHIRHRMPLNLSGGEKQRAAMGRALATEPRLLLLDEPLSALDENLRTELARELRQIQRAVNGTFIHVCHNFEEASDVADKVVIMNDGEIIQTGTLKEVMEAPKDEFVARFVKSQNIFYGFSDGSTIKMGKMSLVRENPFKGNVIVAIRPESIAIVKNENVKGENVFSATVKSAMRKPYFTEIAVDMNPSFVIYSTTERNYNKGDDVTITIPPEKIVVIRKSRLK
- a CDS encoding ABC transporter permease subunit, with product MSGKRRTRTIFNTFFYSFAGFLFLYSVYLFLSNIDQLFVNEAAIKTREITDIWGENRKILNQFAGGFWKDPYFWKSLNLTLSITLTTTFIATILGIPTAYALSRYRIPAKSIIEVLFSSLIVMPGSVIGICLIVMFNYGPLWNLQNSLGFRFAHSIFPGMVIASLVLSFALGLSAWKATFDSVNPRFEQVARSLGSSRWRAFKTVTFPLAKSGIIAGIILAWTRAMAEFSAVLFFCGTFRELPASRFSDLTKLLQMDQADWVSVAVWAQVEFGNIEYGFALAFVLVLIGGISVYVMHRIGAKGYVW
- a CDS encoding ABC transporter permease, with product MALGSRGGWWPALCVGTAGSILAIYVLLVTSNWIYLGWHDTLYFFSKSRMWERFWLTVWTSTISTSFSLLVGIPAGYALSRFRFPCRYLIASIIDLPIVVSPAVVGAFLFGITTRFPFDWISEYYGIYIGRNVYGVLLVQFTVTAAFCARLMKASFDMIPTRFESVSRSLGASSLRTFFKVVLPMAKNGIIASMIVVWARAAAEWEGLMLFVGATEGKTDIMPFAIYLDWNGGMMGWVTSMSIVCILMAVSAISAMRMIGGRSSVW
- the modA gene encoding molybdate ABC transporter substrate-binding protein, with the protein product MNKIRNLALSPVIALFLLVTVTQAYGGEKRLLFHAGLGQRMALNEIKEIFEKKHPDVKVNFSYKGSGYFIADITRSKQGDLFMPGEEFYLLQAVERGFLTDYDPETDIPAYFVTVIITPKGNPKNIKRVEDFAKPGVRVGLGNPRACAIGIWHQKTFKKAGIWEKVKENATMSAKCIPELGNAAQHRAIDATIVWATTAVLYLRDVEIIPIEHTYRGIIRLPVGVLKFARYKEEAQKLMDFILSEEGRAIFHKHAYAVNPVIPVDKQGFCLDATTDQDMEYLVNAAKAVKDESFQVNEKTVGDLIEEVLREKKTKRAGD
- a CDS encoding alginate export family protein, which codes for MRFELRCVCLIIGVTILLLHGVYGTSLAKEKRENQSGENLTFGANVRFRYEYQDNFNAKYYGDEPANGESNDGFLLGRFRFGLDYYPNQIVHLAVWMQDSEIWDSALEERDFYNSQFDREHNPYKDRWELYNTYLEIKKILPFSIKLGRQVIAYGNKRIFGPGQWGNTGRWIWDAGKLAYKFDGGFVDAYYGRTQVHDPDVCSLNHNHGFESFGFYGHFELPKRLLGISFEPFAMTKANKHDRYKSEDGQYGDLDSYYVGARIFKKNYEGFDVDFTFVKQDGDYAHDDIDAYGYHVSMGYNFEEIGFKPRLSVEYSYASGDSDPTDSKRETFDGAFGARDKMYGRLNLFHWKNLKDAQINLEVKPKDWLYFKAEYHQFWLAEEKDAWHLNSKAYRDKSGNSGDKVGREFDLVGRLKLPKGNEIQLGYGHFWPDEFAENLASDKEANWIFVQWMYKFSCGILD
- a CDS encoding diadenylate cyclase gives rise to the protein MDKLFLLFSSLRWQDVVDIVLNSYILFRLYALFRGTIVFRVLVAIASFWFFQRIAVSLGLILASWVLQGITAAAAFIIIVIFRNEIRCVLQTRTLKSVLWGIPHRPVKTPIQIIAEALHELAQRHVGALIVFPGKDHLEEVAHSGKPWHGLVSKEMIMSIFWHDNPVHDGAAIIQGDRVTHVGVILPLSHRDDLPSHYATRHRAAAGLAETTDALVVLVSEETGDVAVAKGSQIRVIDQKEELVQTLREHLGTTERQWGYLRREKLELAVAALVSVALITAAWFSFTRGLESLVTLEIPIEYMNRDPEMEIVATSVNTVHLDLSGSGGLMRSIGPEQVRVKLDLSRALVGQNTFAITAKDIDLPPGVILREIEPPGVEVALDVLVKKVLAVQLDWVGKLPEHLVLTRVTVTPDTIIVVGGEQTLKNISTIYTERIRLDYLKRSGTLSAKLALHPPSLKIATGSKDSITAQYVIEEK
- a CDS encoding DUF2914 domain-containing protein, with product MCEQIKEHAPQGQAIIFPIEIGRVLCFSSFDPVPEETFIYHYWFYRDRYSTRVKLSLKPPRWSTFSSVHLREADKGPWHVEIRDEEGRVLRTLRFSITD
- a CDS encoding CoA transferase, whose translation is MSAQGALSGIKVLDLSRLLPGPFCSMILADHGARVISVAHKRFISDGLFLDTVNRNKEHMSLDLKTEEGKEIFFRLARETDVILEGFRPGVVHRLGIDYDTIRKINPGVIYCSISGYGQTGPLRNRAGHDVNFLGVSGVLDLIGESDRPPSIPGIQIADIAAGGMYAAIGILLALQSRIKSAKGQYIDISMTDGMVSFLPIALYLKQLTGQAPQRGDNLLSHRYACYNIYETADGRYFSIGAIEEHFWKRLCEHLGVPEYASLQFDDSRREEILDFMRTTFRKRNLDEWEEELVNLDVCWTPIRNLEEVLQDPLFREREMIVEITGNDQKNVTVLGVPIKLSDTPGAIRTPPVRFGENTASILREIGYTKEEIDDLSEKGVI